The segment AAAATACTTTCTGATGTTTTACAAGCAACTATTGCTGTTGTACTTACTGTTGTAAATGCAATCGTTCCTAAAATATTTAATCATTTTTTCATTTTTATAAAAACCCCCTTTTTATACACTTATTATATTATTATTTTAAAAAAAATTAAAAAAATACATTTTTAAATGTCAACAATATTTTTTATTGATTAAATTAAAATGTATTTTTTATATTTAAAATTATTATTTTAACTGTATAAAAAGTATAGGTCATTAACTATTTTAAAAGTAATAACTTTAACTTTATATAAAAAATACAAATTAAAAAACAATTAGTTTTTTAATTTGTTCAGAAATTTCTTTACTTTCTAAAACTTCAATTAACTTTAAACCAAATTCAAATGCAGCACCAATTGATTTTCCAGTTATAATATTATTATCAACTACTACTTTTTCATCTAAAATAATACTTTTATTTAAACCAATATTAGTGCCTGGATAATGCGTAATTTTTTTGTTATCTATTAAATTTAATTGACCTAAAATTTGGGGTGCTGCACAAATAGCAGCAATAAACTTATTACTATCTTTAGCAAAAATAACTAATATTGATTTTAATAATTCATTTTTGCTTAAGTTTTCTACTCCAACTTTACCACCCGGTAAAATTAGCATCTTATAACTTAACAAATCAATATCACTGATTTTCTTTTCACATAAAATAAAAACATTATGACTTGATTTGATTTTTAAGTCATTTTCAATACTTACTAAATCAATAACAATATTAGCCCTTCTTAATAGATCAATAGTAATTATTACTTCACCCATTTCATAGCCTGTTGCTAAAAAAATAGCTACTTTAAACTTCTCATTATTACTCATTATTTCTTTTCAATTCATTATTTAATTTAAAAACATTAATAGCATTTTCCCTAGTTACATTAATAATACTTTGTTTTGGGATCTTCTTTAATTCAGCTATTTTATTAACTGTAAATATTATATTTTCTGGATGATTAATTGTTAATCCATTTTTGGGATTTTTGCCTCTTTTTGGTTCAGGAGTTAAATATGGCGCATCTGTTTCAACTAATATTTTATTAATTGGTATATTTTTTGCCACCTCTTGTAACTTCAAAGCATTTTTATATGTCACATTACCTGCAAAAGAAATATAAAAACCTTGTTT is part of the Spiroplasma endosymbiont of Lasioglossum villosulum genome and harbors:
- a CDS encoding DJ-1 family glyoxalase III, whose amino-acid sequence is MSNNEKFKVAIFLATGYEMGEVIITIDLLRRANIVIDLVSIENDLKIKSSHNVFILCEKKISDIDLLSYKMLILPGGKVGVENLSKNELLKSILVIFAKDSNKFIAAICAAPQILGQLNLIDNKKITHYPGTNIGLNKSIILDEKVVVDNNIITGKSIGAAFEFGLKLIEVLESKEISEQIKKLIVF